One window of the Oncorhynchus clarkii lewisi isolate Uvic-CL-2024 chromosome 19, UVic_Ocla_1.0, whole genome shotgun sequence genome contains the following:
- the LOC139374656 gene encoding von Willebrand factor A domain-containing protein 7-like, producing the protein MMSTVLCMSFLALVLSGGAWAFSPIGDGASTHVSITEKAVLQKVTEVCRAIAESEGRDFTPTGNSAEELVQACLGPKATGEVSAAKFKSALNEIYIQNGQVDRDFVNSPAHHFNSEAFALGRRLITDGVASIKANVQKENFLAARETLGRVLHTLQDFYSHSNWVDLGYTEPYANLIRPDLPLENLADVKTPTCSDCANGGFCSNSILPNILNEKKLTSGYMGILSSAKPKGKCSHGGAADLTSSKAPRGGISKDERRSDNVALHTAAVTVATTATLQLLDDIRGAAGDNNYLRFMGIARSSVVVFVIDTTGSMSDDILEAKRVVYEIIDSKKGTQDEPSQYILVPFNDPEFGPLIKTTNPNVMKAEIANLTAEGGGDLPEMCLSGLQLALTGAPASSNIYVFTDAVAKDIELKETIVALIRSTKSTVSFFMTDDGAGARRRRRGVESRVATFETYKDLALASGGQAIRVSKENLPQATDVIIDSSTSALVTVLQRARNPGRAETFSFLLDESLNNITIYITGNTITFTLKNPAGVTQKQNEANGELGTVQTVGNLYRVRLASNKQTGLWEISMNSNQPYTLKVTGQSTIAFIYDFVETFDGPHPGYALISGRPQAGMPAMLLVSVLGRKGPASVKVADVALVTVSGSEVVGGALEDMGNGKFLVTVTKVPAGEFVVLLNGTDVVSSTVFQRQSTTQMSVSKVTIKAVVDRSMEPGKPFTLPFTVMTDATGGSYTISGRNDRDFKMNVPGSIAVTTGGNATGELTITVPANTPSGTDVTLTIEAVAPGATADSNYAVLRLSVVTKVTDFTPPQCEMVITSSVDCPADPAACSSAFWQLSANMTDGVNGTGIASLKHRQGVGSLTHTDLKQTVVAATFNASCCSLTVELVAVDKAMNVGTCRFSIVRNAGPPSMALSLPLLVCLLVSALFTTSFTDLLI; encoded by the exons ATGATGTCAACAGTGCTGTGCATGTCCTTCTTGGCCCTAGTCCTATCAGGAGGAGCCTGGGCGTTTTCTCCCATTGGGGACGGAGCCTCCACCCATGTCAGCATCACAGAAAAAGCTGTGCTACAGAAGGTCACAGAGGTGTGCCGAGCCATTGCAGAGTCAGAGGGACGAGACTTCACCCCCacg GGCAATTCTGCAGAGGAGCTGGTCCAGGCCTGCCTGGGACCCAAAGCAACAGGTGAAGTGTCAGCAGCTAAGTTCAAATCTGCCCTGAATGAGATCTACATACAGAACGGACAGGTGGACAGAGACTTTGTCAACAG CCCAGCCCATCATTTTAACTCAGAGGCGTTTGCTCTGGGCCGGCGCCTTATAACTGATGGGGTGGCCAGCATCAAGGCCAACGTACAAAAGGAGAACTTCCTGGCTGCCAGAGAGACACTGGGGAGAGTACTACACACACTACag GACTTCTACAGCCACAGTAACTGGGTGGATCTGGGATACACTGAACCCTACGCCAACCTGATCCGCCCCGATCTCCCACTGGAAAACCTGGCAG ATGTTAAAACCCCAACCTGCAGTGACTGTGCCAATGGGGGGTTCTGTTCCAACTCCATCCTTCCTAACATCCTTAATGAGAAGAAACTCACCTCTGGGTACATGGGGATCTTGTCCTCAGCTAAGCctaaag GTAAGTGTAGTCATGGCGGTGCAGCTGACCTAACCAGCTCCAAGGCTCCTCGCGGGGGCATCAGCAAGGATGAGCGTCGCTCTGACAACGTGGCCCTGCACACTGCTGCTGTCACCGTGGCAACGACCGCAACCCTCCAGCTGCTGGATGACATCCGGGGCGCCGCCGGTGACAACAACTACCTACG cttCATGGGCATAGCGCGTTCGTCAGTGGTTGTTTTTGTGATCGACACTACGGGGAGCATGAGTGATGACATCCTTGAAGCCAAGAGAGTCGTCTATGAGATCATCGACAGCAAGAAGGGAACGCAGGATGAGCCCTCCCAGTACATCCTGGTCCCATTCAATGACCCAG agTTTGGACCCCTGATAAAAACGACAAACCCTAATGTTATGAAAGCAGAGATCGCTAACCTCACGGCTGAAGGAGGTGGAGACCTCCCTGAGATGTGCCTATCAGGGCTCCAG ttggcgCTGACTGGTGCCCCTGCGTCGTCCAACATCTATGTTTTCACAGATGCCGTTGCTAAGGACATTGAATTAAAGGAAACGATCGTGGCCCTGATCAGGAGCACCAAGTCAACC GTGTCTTTCTTCATGACTGATGATGGTGCTGGTGCTAGAAGGAGGAGGCGTGGAGTAGAGTCCAGGGTAGCTACATTCGAGACCTACAAGGACTTGGCGCTGGCGTCTGGTGGTCAGGCAATCAGGGTCAGCAAGGAAAATCTGCCCCAGGCCACTGACGTCATCATCGACTCCTCCACCTCCGCTCTG GTGACAGTCCTACAGCGAGCGAGGAACCCAGGCAGAGCTGAGACATTCTCCTTCCTGCTGGACGAGTCTCTGAACAACATCACCATCTACATCACTGGAAATACCATCACCTTCACCCTGAAGAACCCTGCAG GTGTGACCCAGAAACAGAACGAGGCCAACGGGGAACTGGGGACTGTCCAGACAGTGGGCAACCTCTACAGGGTCCGTCTGGCCTCCAACAAACAGACAGGATTATGGGAAATCAGCATGAACTCCAACCAGCCCTACACACTGAAGGTCACTG GTCAGAGTACCATTGCCTTCATTTATGACTTTGTGGAGACTTTCGATGGACCTCATCCGGGATACGCCCTCATCTCTGGCCGTCCACAAGCAG gcatGCCTGCCATGTTGTTGGTATCCGTGTTGGGCAGAAAGGGCCCAGCCTCTGTCAAGGTGGCTGACGTTGCCTTGGTGACCGTGTCAGGGTCAGAGGTCGTAGGCGGGGCCCTGGAAGACATGGGCAACGGGAAGTTCCTAGTTACGGTAACCAAGGTCCCTGCGGGGGAGTTTGTGGTGCTGTTGAACGGGACAGACGTGGTCTCCTCCACCGTGTTCCAGAGACAGTCCACCACTCAGATGTCTGTCTCCAAGGTTACCATCAAG GCCGTGGTGGACAGAAGCATGGAGCCTGGTAAACCCTTCACCCTTCCCTTCACCGTCATGACCGACGCCACTGGAGGCAGCTACACAATCAGTGGCAGAAACGACCGAGACTTCAAAATGAACGTCCCTGGCAG CATCGCTGTGACCACCGGAGGAAACGCCACCGGTGAACTGACCATCACGGTGCCCGCCAACACACCCTCAGGAACAGACGTCACCCTGACCATCGAGGCTGTGGCGCCCGGGGCCACCGCCGACTCCAATTACGCCGTCCTGCGCCTCTCTGTCGTCACCAAG gTGACAGATTTCACCCCTCCCCAGTGTGAGATGGTTATCACCTCGTCGGTCGACTGCCCAGCTGACCCAGCAGCCTGCAGCTCCGCCTTCTGGCAGCTCTCTGCCAACATGACCGACGGCGTCAACGGCACAGGGATCGCCAGCCTCAAACACCGCCAGGGAGTGGGCAGCCTCACCCACACGGACCTGAAGCAGACGGTTGTTGCAGCAACGTTCAACGCTTCCTGCTGCTCTCTGACAGTGGAGCTGGTGGCGGTGGACAAAGCCATGAATGTCGGCACCTGCCGGTTTTCCATCGTCCGCAACGCGGGACCGCCCTCCATGGCTCTGTCCCTCCCACTGTTGGTGTGTCTGCTGGTCTCTGCCCTCTTCACTACGTCCTTCACTGACTTACTAATCTGA